A stretch of the Mycobacteroides immunogenum genome encodes the following:
- a CDS encoding FtsK/SpoIIIE domain-containing protein, with amino-acid sequence MSRDARRAALARKQERRQDFMWQRDVRMSDANALAVLKDSEKADVERERLAEKLEAIAQRAAVDAQRAVAERDKVWSAEEKRILTQARIVRTGGSAGIPPIWLTHWRATLPVSLATRLGVSSSESGPVFALRPGGGISESDVISSVVRQEAPELASDVAFIGWADGVESLLPDIAHRYAMLESVRDDAWLARLFEAAGVTTTETRVEAVQGEYGVYERRATVVDVPALVAASVDESGLVLRFAHRTGDAADKWTRGLSALRSGFSASGVKAENLRVLDGPAGSIELRFEDAPDVFPKALAPEPPSVPVGTVSEAIARYHAAEWVMGVDARGQWLTYPLADHPHAFIVGGTGGGKSVWVRTQIEMLRAGYRDPRTGGDAGGGWRLFVASGKPSDFAGLEGLPGIQMVATDTAQLVVMLQAVKSEMDRRIAAAAQAKREGKGATAFDFPPIAVILDEFGYLGMGIVSQYGTKGLKWFRLLVDSLLRVARETRIHVVLSTQTVRKEQSDPASIPGSWQANISMAVSLGNPDDSETLNNAFGAATRERAAQLGPRLVGHKGRGMTGDELGKKVIIFQSLYGWSPGTTSLDPQADPKVAPPTPEVRRAWEQWEPISSSVPWLAPRLGIQAASPAWSDGDLEEVAQTPVVPLTDRDGILRPGMETCDPMSPEWLGAQTASIATAAIDFVDADSETWDVTALSTTKAEPAKPARTPRRRATPAPTKKEETVTSDPVRETPRTDLDGW; translated from the coding sequence GTGAGCCGCGATGCGCGCCGCGCCGCGCTCGCCCGCAAACAGGAGCGTCGCCAGGATTTCATGTGGCAGCGTGATGTTCGGATGTCCGACGCGAACGCGCTCGCGGTGCTCAAGGACTCCGAGAAAGCAGATGTCGAGCGCGAGAGGCTCGCCGAAAAGCTGGAAGCTATCGCCCAGCGTGCCGCAGTGGACGCGCAGCGTGCGGTGGCCGAGCGCGACAAGGTGTGGAGCGCCGAGGAGAAGAGGATCCTCACGCAGGCCAGGATCGTGCGGACTGGCGGCTCGGCGGGCATCCCGCCAATCTGGCTCACTCACTGGCGCGCGACGCTTCCCGTCTCCCTCGCTACGCGGCTCGGAGTGTCCTCGTCTGAGAGCGGGCCTGTGTTCGCCCTGCGCCCCGGCGGCGGGATTTCCGAGAGTGACGTGATTTCGTCAGTTGTTCGCCAGGAGGCCCCCGAGCTTGCGAGTGACGTGGCGTTCATCGGCTGGGCAGACGGTGTGGAGTCGCTGCTGCCCGACATCGCTCACAGGTACGCGATGCTCGAAAGCGTTCGTGACGATGCTTGGCTTGCGCGGCTTTTCGAGGCGGCTGGGGTGACCACGACGGAGACCCGCGTGGAGGCCGTGCAGGGCGAGTACGGCGTGTATGAACGCAGGGCCACTGTGGTCGATGTGCCCGCGCTGGTGGCCGCGAGCGTCGATGAATCAGGTCTGGTTCTTCGGTTCGCGCACCGCACTGGCGATGCGGCGGACAAGTGGACCAGGGGCTTGTCAGCGTTGCGGTCTGGTTTCTCCGCGTCGGGCGTGAAGGCCGAGAATCTGCGGGTTCTCGACGGACCCGCAGGCAGCATCGAGCTGCGTTTCGAGGACGCGCCCGATGTTTTCCCGAAAGCGCTGGCACCCGAGCCGCCGAGTGTTCCCGTGGGCACGGTGAGCGAAGCGATAGCGCGGTATCACGCCGCCGAGTGGGTGATGGGCGTTGATGCCCGTGGCCAATGGCTGACCTATCCGCTGGCTGACCACCCGCACGCATTCATCGTCGGCGGCACGGGCGGCGGCAAGTCTGTTTGGGTTCGCACGCAAATCGAAATGCTTCGTGCGGGGTACCGCGATCCCCGCACGGGCGGGGATGCGGGCGGCGGCTGGCGGCTGTTCGTCGCTTCGGGCAAGCCCAGCGACTTCGCGGGCCTTGAGGGCCTTCCGGGTATTCAGATGGTTGCGACGGACACCGCGCAACTGGTCGTGATGCTGCAAGCGGTCAAGTCCGAGATGGACCGCCGCATCGCCGCAGCCGCACAGGCGAAGCGGGAAGGAAAAGGCGCGACAGCCTTCGACTTCCCGCCCATCGCCGTCATCCTCGACGAGTTCGGATACCTGGGCATGGGCATCGTGAGCCAGTACGGAACCAAAGGCTTGAAGTGGTTCCGACTGCTTGTGGATTCTCTTCTCCGCGTTGCGCGGGAGACTCGAATCCATGTTGTGCTGTCCACGCAGACCGTGCGCAAAGAGCAGTCCGATCCCGCGAGCATTCCAGGATCCTGGCAGGCGAACATCTCTATGGCGGTGTCGCTCGGCAACCCGGACGACAGCGAGACTTTGAACAACGCTTTTGGTGCGGCCACCCGTGAGCGCGCCGCGCAACTTGGCCCTCGCCTGGTCGGCCACAAAGGGCGCGGCATGACTGGCGACGAGCTGGGCAAGAAAGTCATCATCTTCCAGTCGCTGTACGGATGGAGCCCCGGCACCACATCGCTCGACCCCCAAGCTGACCCGAAAGTGGCTCCACCGACTCCCGAGGTGCGCCGTGCATGGGAGCAGTGGGAGCCCATCAGCTCGTCGGTTCCGTGGCTCGCGCCGAGACTGGGTATCCAAGCCGCATCACCCGCCTGGTCGGACGGCGACCTGGAAGAAGTCGCCCAGACACCCGTCGTCCCGCTGACTGACCGCGACGGCATCCTCCGCCCTGGCATGGAGACATGTGATCCCATGAGCCCCGAGTGGCTCGGTGCGCAGACAGCCAGTATCGCCACGGCGGCAATCGACTTCGTTGACGCGGACTCGGAAACATGGGACGTGACAGCACTTTCCACGACCAAGGCCGAGCCCGCCAAGCCTGCTCGAACACCCAGAAGGCGGGCAACTCCCGCTCCCACGAAGAAGGAAGAAACCGTGACTTCCGACCCCGTGCGGGAGACCCCGCGCACCGACTTGGACGGGTGGTGA
- a CDS encoding putative glycolipid-binding domain-containing protein has product MLTWRAHDASRMESTRVQLSGRRIRAHGRFVAGASDAHPAFSASYDLVTDETGSTNRLSLSTTVAERERQLSIARDEEGMWTVQNHEGATRSAFDGALDVDVVFSPFFNALPIRRTGLYQQEGSAVLPVVYVTLPDLGVSPATISYRNDGTGIKVVSPVADTTVTVDDEGFLLEYPGLAVRI; this is encoded by the coding sequence GTGCTGACCTGGCGCGCCCACGACGCGTCGCGCATGGAATCCACCAGGGTCCAACTATCGGGCCGCCGTATCCGTGCGCATGGCCGTTTTGTAGCCGGCGCGTCCGACGCCCACCCCGCGTTCAGCGCCTCATATGACCTGGTGACCGATGAAACCGGCTCCACCAATCGGCTGTCGTTGTCCACCACAGTTGCCGAGCGGGAACGCCAGCTGTCGATCGCCCGGGACGAAGAGGGCATGTGGACCGTGCAGAACCATGAGGGCGCCACCCGCTCCGCGTTCGACGGCGCGCTCGACGTCGATGTGGTGTTCAGCCCCTTCTTCAACGCGCTGCCGATCCGTCGCACCGGTCTCTACCAGCAGGAAGGCAGCGCGGTGCTGCCTGTGGTCTACGTGACCCTGCCGGATCTGGGGGTCAGCCCCGCCACCATCAGCTACCGCAACGACGGCACCGGCATCAAGGTTGTCTCGCCGGTGGCGGACACCACCGTCACTGTCGACGACGAAGGCTTTCTGCTGGAGTACCCCGGACTGGCCGTCCGGATCTAG
- a CDS encoding tRNA adenosine deaminase-associated protein translates to MDAQRAKAAGPSAESLEGFGVAVVREEGRWRVTSLKAGALTDLAAAETELRELRSAGAVFGLLDVDEEFFIIIRPAPSGTHLLISDATAAIDYDIAVEVLDRLNVPVPELDPDELDEVDPWEEGDLGLLSDIGLPEPVLSVILSETDLYPDEQLGMIAARMGFADEFGAVLDKLDR, encoded by the coding sequence ATGGACGCACAGCGCGCAAAGGCCGCAGGGCCCAGTGCCGAGAGCCTGGAGGGCTTCGGTGTGGCCGTCGTGCGTGAGGAAGGTCGTTGGCGGGTCACCTCGCTGAAGGCCGGGGCGCTCACGGATTTGGCGGCGGCCGAGACCGAGCTGCGTGAATTGCGCAGCGCCGGTGCGGTCTTCGGCCTGCTGGATGTTGACGAGGAATTCTTCATCATCATCAGGCCTGCGCCGTCGGGGACTCATCTGCTGATTTCCGACGCCACGGCCGCCATCGACTATGACATCGCCGTCGAGGTTCTTGACAGGCTGAATGTTCCTGTCCCGGAGCTCGATCCTGATGAGCTCGACGAGGTTGATCCGTGGGAAGAAGGCGATCTGGGCCTGCTTTCCGATATAGGTCTGCCCGAGCCGGTGCTCAGCGTCATCCTCAGTGAGACCGATCTCTACCCCGACGAGCAGCTCGGCATGATCGCCGCCCGCATGGGTTTCGCCGATGAGTTCGGTGCGGTGCTCGACAAGCTGGATCGGTGA
- a CDS encoding ABC transporter substrate-binding protein, translating into MRRAARVLAAVMAAFVFGGCGSANPLGGGPLSGDLNTLIVGSADFPESKTVAELYAQILQTNGFHITKQLGIGSRETYIPAVKDHSIDLIADYTGNLLRYFDPEATATKPDDVELALLRRLDGDLDILAPSPASDADTLCVTRATADKWNLRSIGDLAAHSQEVKVGAPSEFLHRSVGLAGLKANYGLDIPESRFVAISDGGGPATVRALVDGTITAANIFSTSPAIAEHDLVVLADPKFTFPAGNLVPLVNAQKKSEKLKRVLDALSARLTTQDLTGLNAAVSGNNGVDPKEAAQKWLTDKGFDKPIGV; encoded by the coding sequence ATGCGCAGGGCCGCACGAGTGCTCGCTGCCGTCATGGCGGCGTTTGTCTTCGGTGGCTGCGGCAGCGCCAATCCCCTGGGTGGAGGCCCGCTTTCGGGCGATCTGAACACCTTGATCGTCGGCTCGGCGGACTTCCCCGAATCAAAGACCGTAGCCGAGCTGTATGCGCAGATATTGCAGACCAATGGCTTTCACATCACCAAGCAGCTGGGCATCGGTAGCCGGGAAACCTACATCCCGGCGGTCAAGGACCATTCGATCGACCTCATCGCTGATTACACCGGAAACCTGCTGCGCTACTTCGATCCGGAAGCCACCGCTACCAAACCCGATGACGTTGAACTTGCGCTGCTGCGCAGGCTGGATGGCGACTTGGACATCTTGGCTCCGTCACCGGCATCGGATGCCGACACGTTGTGCGTCACCCGAGCGACAGCGGATAAGTGGAATCTGCGTTCCATCGGCGACCTCGCGGCGCACTCGCAGGAAGTGAAGGTCGGGGCGCCCTCGGAATTCCTGCATCGCAGCGTCGGTCTGGCCGGGCTGAAAGCCAATTACGGCTTGGACATCCCAGAGTCGCGGTTCGTAGCCATCAGTGACGGCGGCGGCCCGGCGACGGTCAGGGCGTTGGTGGACGGGACCATCACGGCGGCCAACATCTTCAGCACCTCGCCGGCGATCGCCGAGCATGACCTGGTGGTTTTGGCTGATCCCAAGTTCACCTTTCCGGCGGGCAATCTGGTGCCCTTGGTCAACGCGCAGAAGAAGTCCGAGAAATTGAAGAGGGTGCTCGACGCGCTGTCGGCGCGATTGACCACCCAGGACCTCACCGGCCTCAACGCGGCGGTATCCGGCAACAATGGTGTCGACCCCAAGGAAGCGGCACAGAAATGGTTGACGGACAAGGGCTTCGACAAACCGATAGGTGTGTGA
- a CDS encoding ABC transporter ATP-binding protein, whose translation MITFENVTKQYPDGTTAVDDLNLHVDKGSFTVFVGPSGCGKTTSMRMINRMTDATSGVLTVDGADVRTVDPVKLRLGIGYVIQNAGLMPHQRVIDNVATVPVLRGESRRTARKSALEVLERVGLDPKLATRYPAQLSGGQQQRVGVARALAADPPILLMDEPFSAVDPNVRDDLQAEMQRLQAELNKTIVFVTHDIDEAVKLGDKVAVFGPGGVLQQYDEPERVLSNPASDFVAGFIGRDRGYRGLQFHEASEVPLYEIRQVREPQIGDLTIAPGDWVLVCNPDGTPYGWMDDAGVAVYRSGKSLYDSVIAGGSLFAPDGTLRQALDAALSSPCGLGVAVDTDGRVRGGVRGDDVLMALDRQRRNGQR comes from the coding sequence TTGATCACCTTCGAGAACGTCACCAAGCAATACCCCGACGGGACCACAGCGGTCGACGATCTCAACCTGCACGTGGACAAGGGATCGTTCACCGTGTTTGTGGGGCCGTCGGGATGCGGCAAGACCACCTCGATGCGGATGATCAACAGGATGACCGACGCCACCTCGGGTGTGCTGACCGTCGACGGAGCGGATGTCCGGACGGTGGACCCAGTCAAACTGCGGTTGGGCATCGGGTATGTCATTCAGAACGCCGGTCTGATGCCGCACCAGCGCGTTATCGACAATGTGGCCACTGTGCCGGTGCTGCGCGGCGAATCCCGGCGCACGGCCCGGAAATCCGCGCTCGAGGTACTCGAGCGAGTGGGGCTCGATCCAAAACTGGCCACCCGGTATCCGGCGCAACTTTCCGGAGGCCAACAGCAGCGTGTGGGGGTGGCACGGGCGCTGGCCGCCGATCCGCCGATCCTGCTGATGGACGAACCCTTCAGCGCCGTGGACCCCAACGTGCGCGACGACCTACAGGCCGAGATGCAACGACTCCAGGCCGAGCTCAACAAGACCATCGTCTTCGTCACACACGATATCGACGAGGCCGTCAAACTGGGCGATAAGGTGGCGGTCTTCGGGCCCGGCGGTGTGCTGCAGCAATACGATGAGCCTGAACGTGTGTTATCCAATCCGGCAAGTGATTTCGTGGCCGGATTCATCGGGCGCGACCGCGGCTATCGAGGCCTACAGTTTCATGAGGCGAGTGAGGTGCCGCTCTATGAGATCAGACAGGTACGTGAGCCGCAGATCGGTGATCTCACCATCGCGCCAGGTGACTGGGTACTTGTCTGTAATCCTGACGGCACTCCGTACGGGTGGATGGACGATGCCGGCGTGGCTGTCTACCGATCGGGAAAGTCTTTGTATGACAGTGTGATTGCGGGAGGCTCACTGTTCGCTCCGGACGGAACCCTGCGGCAGGCGCTCGACGCCGCGCTGTCCTCGCCGTGCGGACTGGGGGTGGCGGTCGATACCGACGGGCGCGTCCGCGGCGGCGTCCGTGGTGACGATGTGTTGATGGCACTGGACCGGCAGCGCCGCAACGGACAGCGGTGA
- a CDS encoding ABC transporter permease, whose amino-acid sequence MRYLFTHLGDAWQLSLIHLRLSLVPILIGLVIAIPAGALIHRHRVARRVTTVIASVVFTIPSLALFVALPLIIPTRILDEANVMVALTLYTTALLIRAVPEALDAIAPQIRDAATAVGYRPLARLVRVELPLSVPVLVAGLRVVAVTNISMVSVGSVIGIGGLGTWFTEGYQANKSSQIIAGIVAIFLLAVMVDSLLVMLGRAATPWARATKAVGAA is encoded by the coding sequence ATGCGTTACCTCTTCACTCATCTCGGCGACGCGTGGCAGTTGTCGTTGATCCACCTGCGGCTGTCGCTGGTACCCATTCTTATCGGGCTGGTTATCGCAATCCCCGCGGGCGCATTGATTCATCGGCACCGCGTCGCGCGGCGGGTGACGACGGTGATCGCCAGCGTCGTGTTCACCATTCCCTCGCTGGCATTGTTCGTCGCGTTACCGTTGATCATTCCGACCCGGATACTCGATGAGGCCAACGTGATGGTGGCGCTCACGCTCTACACCACGGCGCTGCTCATCCGCGCGGTGCCGGAGGCGCTGGATGCCATCGCCCCGCAGATCCGGGATGCGGCCACCGCGGTGGGATACCGGCCCCTGGCCCGCCTGGTCCGGGTCGAGTTGCCGCTGTCCGTCCCGGTATTGGTGGCAGGGTTGAGAGTGGTTGCCGTCACGAATATTTCGATGGTCTCGGTGGGTTCGGTGATCGGTATCGGTGGCCTGGGAACCTGGTTCACCGAGGGGTACCAGGCCAACAAGAGCAGCCAGATTATCGCGGGTATCGTCGCGATTTTTCTGCTGGCGGTCATGGTGGACTCACTGCTGGTGATGCTGGGGCGCGCGGCCACGCCGTGGGCCAGGGCAACGAAGGCCGTTGGTGCCGCATGA
- a CDS encoding DUF2637 domain-containing protein, giving the protein MSTILTSTELAQRHHRAAVRFFWVWLAGATVVSLSGNVAHAALTASESTRWLAAAVAAVPPTVLLASVHGIAVLAKTSASGRVYRAAVVATTGLALGAFMLSFVALRDLAVIAHIPRPLAFVLPLVIDLAIAVATLALVAVGDKPTRRASQRAAQPQVSNPRATPTAPRQALSTTSPSAPTAPRSTTPAAPVTPRPAPPNAPQEAPDAAAPAPETVALAERIVESKAVRQPVATVARILAMAESESRKNVVAERVGVHHSVISKVLAEAERERRHGLVAVS; this is encoded by the coding sequence ATGAGCACGATCCTCACGTCCACGGAACTCGCGCAGCGGCACCACCGCGCGGCGGTGCGATTCTTCTGGGTTTGGTTAGCTGGCGCGACGGTAGTGTCCCTCTCCGGGAACGTCGCCCACGCAGCACTCACCGCGTCCGAGTCCACCAGGTGGCTCGCGGCAGCGGTCGCGGCAGTGCCTCCCACAGTGTTGTTGGCGTCGGTTCACGGCATCGCCGTGCTTGCGAAAACTTCGGCTTCCGGGCGGGTGTATCGCGCCGCCGTCGTAGCCACGACGGGCCTCGCACTCGGCGCGTTCATGTTGAGTTTCGTCGCGCTGCGCGACCTCGCAGTCATCGCGCACATCCCGCGCCCGCTCGCGTTCGTCTTGCCGTTGGTCATTGATTTGGCCATCGCCGTCGCGACCCTGGCGCTGGTTGCGGTTGGAGATAAACCGACGCGCCGCGCCTCTCAGCGCGCCGCGCAACCACAGGTCAGCAACCCTCGCGCGACCCCCACCGCGCCGCGCCAAGCCCTCTCCACCACATCCCCGAGCGCGCCCACCGCGCCGCGCTCCACCACCCCGGCCGCGCCCGTGACTCCGCGTCCCGCGCCGCCCAACGCGCCGCAGGAGGCTCCTGACGCGGCGGCTCCCGCGCCCGAGACGGTCGCGCTGGCCGAGAGGATTGTGGAGAGCAAGGCCGTTCGCCAGCCCGTCGCCACGGTCGCACGGATACTCGCGATGGCTGAGTCGGAGAGTCGGAAAAACGTGGTGGCCGAGCGGGTCGGCGTGCACCACAGCGTGATTTCAAAAGTTCTGGCTGAGGCCGAGCGGGAGCGCCGCCACGGCCTCGTGGCTGTGTCCTGA
- a CDS encoding ABC transporter permease, which translates to MNFLSDALSYIGTASHWTGTSGLGVRIGEHLEYTAMALLAAVVIAVPLGLFIGHTGRGTFLVVSAVNALRALPTLGVLLLGVLLWGLGLVPPTVALLLLGVPPLLAGTYSGIANVDRTVVEAARAMGMTQRQVLFGVEVPNALPLILSGLRTATLQIVATATVAAYASLGGLGRYLIDGIKVRQFHLALVGAIMVTALALLLDAVLALAVWLSVPGTGRLRPVPVLPDREGHVRYPDGGVSAGATPRSPG; encoded by the coding sequence ATGAATTTTCTTTCCGACGCGCTGAGCTACATAGGCACCGCTTCTCATTGGACAGGCACCAGCGGCCTGGGCGTGAGGATCGGCGAGCACCTGGAATACACCGCGATGGCGCTGCTGGCGGCGGTGGTGATCGCGGTGCCGCTGGGGTTGTTCATCGGGCATACCGGTCGTGGCACCTTCCTGGTGGTTAGCGCGGTGAACGCGCTGCGGGCCCTGCCGACGCTGGGCGTGCTGCTGTTGGGTGTGCTGCTGTGGGGGCTGGGCCTGGTGCCCCCTACGGTGGCGCTGCTGCTGTTGGGCGTGCCGCCGCTCCTGGCGGGCACCTACTCGGGCATCGCGAATGTGGACCGCACCGTGGTGGAGGCGGCCCGGGCCATGGGGATGACGCAGCGCCAAGTGTTGTTCGGTGTCGAGGTGCCCAACGCGCTGCCGCTCATTCTGTCCGGGCTGCGCACGGCGACCCTGCAGATCGTCGCGACCGCGACCGTGGCCGCTTACGCCAGTCTGGGCGGGCTCGGCCGGTATCTCATCGACGGCATCAAGGTCCGGCAGTTCCATCTGGCGCTGGTCGGCGCCATCATGGTGACCGCGCTGGCGCTGCTGCTCGACGCGGTGCTTGCTCTCGCGGTGTGGTTGTCGGTCCCGGGCACCGGACGGCTGCGCCCGGTGCCCGTCCTGCCGGATCGCGAAGGACACGTTCGGTACCCGGATGGCGGCGTGTCCGCGGGCGCAACGCCGCGCTCGCCGGGTTAG
- a CDS encoding SDR family oxidoreductase, translating into MTGLLSGKTVVISGVGTGLGREVALKAHQDGAKVVLGARTQENLEKLAAELDGSGGTAAWAVTDITDASACQGLIDTAVEKFGAVDTLVNVAAKEDVFGGIEGADLAQWQAMLNTNVVGTLQLVQAAVPQLKKQGGSVVFIGSQSAFHPQLPQSAYATSKGALQNAMYQLAKELGPHKIRLNMVVPTWMYGPPIQLYIGLVAQQRGITQEEVLAELTAKFPLGEMPADEDVADAVVFFASDRARMVTGQTLFVNAGEFFA; encoded by the coding sequence ATGACAGGGCTTCTTTCCGGAAAAACGGTGGTGATATCCGGTGTGGGTACCGGGTTGGGGCGCGAGGTCGCGCTGAAAGCGCACCAGGACGGCGCGAAGGTGGTGCTCGGCGCCCGCACTCAAGAGAACCTCGAAAAGCTGGCCGCCGAACTGGATGGGTCGGGCGGTACCGCCGCCTGGGCGGTCACCGACATCACCGACGCGTCCGCGTGCCAGGGCCTCATCGACACCGCCGTCGAAAAGTTCGGCGCGGTGGACACACTGGTCAATGTCGCTGCCAAGGAGGACGTGTTCGGCGGTATCGAGGGCGCGGATCTGGCGCAGTGGCAGGCCATGCTGAACACCAATGTGGTCGGCACGCTGCAGCTCGTTCAGGCCGCCGTACCGCAGCTGAAGAAACAGGGCGGATCGGTCGTCTTCATCGGTTCGCAATCGGCCTTCCATCCACAGTTGCCGCAGTCCGCCTACGCGACGTCCAAAGGGGCCCTGCAGAACGCGATGTACCAGCTGGCAAAGGAGCTGGGGCCGCACAAGATTCGTCTCAACATGGTGGTACCGACGTGGATGTACGGGCCGCCGATTCAGCTGTATATCGGTCTGGTCGCCCAGCAGCGCGGCATCACTCAAGAGGAAGTGCTAGCCGAACTGACCGCCAAATTTCCGTTGGGCGAGATGCCCGCCGATGAGGACGTCGCCGACGCGGTGGTGTTCTTCGCATCCGACCGGGCCCGGATGGTGACCGGGCAGACACTATTCGTCAACGCAGGAGAGTTTTTCGCATGA
- a CDS encoding nucleoside deaminase — translation MTFPDDEALIRAALTAARAAGADDVPIGAVIYAADGTELARAANARERLGDPTAHAEVLALREAAAKHGDGWRLEGATLAVTVEPCTMCAGALVLARVHRVVFGAWEPKTGAVGSLWDVVRDRRQAHRPEVRGGVLEHECAALLEQFFAAKR, via the coding sequence GTGACATTTCCCGACGATGAGGCGCTGATTCGCGCCGCGCTGACGGCCGCCCGCGCGGCGGGTGCCGACGACGTGCCGATTGGCGCGGTGATCTATGCCGCCGACGGAACCGAATTGGCGCGCGCCGCCAATGCACGTGAGCGCCTTGGCGATCCGACGGCCCATGCGGAGGTGCTGGCGTTGCGGGAGGCTGCCGCCAAGCATGGTGACGGTTGGCGATTGGAGGGGGCGACCCTGGCGGTGACCGTGGAGCCGTGCACCATGTGCGCGGGGGCTCTGGTTCTCGCGAGAGTGCACCGGGTGGTGTTCGGGGCGTGGGAGCCCAAAACCGGGGCTGTGGGATCGCTGTGGGATGTGGTGCGGGATCGCCGTCAGGCCCATCGCCCCGAAGTGCGAGGCGGTGTGCTGGAGCACGAGTGCGCGGCACTGCTGGAACAGTTCTTCGCCGCGAAAAGATAA
- a CDS encoding prephenate dehydrogenase, with the protein MNVAEHDHQRPPICVLGLGLIGGSLMRAATAAGRHVWGYNRSAEGADAARASGYDATADLDLALRRARNAQALIVLAVPVPALAPLLTRIAELAPECPLTDVTSVKSAVLQEVSEHGLAHKFVGGHPMAGTTESGWSAGDAQLFRGATWVVSVDDGVDPQVFAQVTQLALDCGSVVVPARSDEHDSAAAAISHLPHLLAEALAVTADGVPLAYSLAAGSFRDGTRVAATDPSLVRAMCESNPHGVLPALEEAMALLAATWNTLNAENSVELLVEAGHAARQRYEAHERFDISGISRHDANWRERLAEAGRAGGVLRQVP; encoded by the coding sequence GTGAACGTCGCCGAACACGACCACCAACGCCCCCCGATCTGCGTACTTGGCCTCGGGCTCATCGGCGGCTCGCTCATGCGCGCGGCCACCGCCGCCGGCCGTCACGTCTGGGGATACAACCGCTCCGCCGAGGGCGCCGACGCCGCACGGGCCTCCGGGTACGACGCCACCGCCGACCTGGACCTGGCCCTGCGGCGGGCCCGCAACGCCCAGGCTCTGATCGTGCTCGCAGTACCGGTTCCGGCTTTGGCCCCGCTGCTCACCCGCATCGCGGAGCTGGCTCCCGAGTGCCCACTCACCGACGTCACCAGTGTGAAATCAGCTGTCCTGCAAGAGGTGTCCGAACACGGCTTGGCGCACAAATTCGTCGGCGGCCATCCCATGGCAGGAACCACCGAATCCGGCTGGAGCGCCGGGGACGCCCAGCTCTTCCGCGGCGCCACCTGGGTGGTCAGCGTCGATGACGGTGTGGATCCGCAGGTCTTCGCCCAGGTGACCCAACTGGCCCTGGATTGCGGGTCCGTGGTGGTTCCGGCGCGTTCGGATGAACACGATTCGGCGGCGGCGGCCATCTCGCACCTGCCACATCTTCTCGCTGAGGCGCTCGCGGTGACCGCCGACGGAGTACCACTGGCCTACTCCCTGGCCGCCGGCTCATTCCGGGACGGCACCCGGGTGGCCGCCACCGATCCGTCGCTGGTGCGCGCGATGTGCGAATCCAACCCCCATGGCGTCCTCCCCGCCCTGGAAGAGGCCATGGCGCTGCTGGCAGCCACCTGGAACACCCTGAACGCCGAGAACTCGGTGGAGCTACTCGTCGAGGCCGGCCATGCCGCGCGCCAGCGCTATGAGGCGCACGAACGGTTCGATATCAGCGGCATCAGCCGGCACGACGCCAACTGGCGCGAGCGGCTGGCCGAAGCCGGCCGGGCCGGCGGCGTGCTGCGGCAGGTGCCCTAG
- a CDS encoding TetR/AcrR family transcriptional regulator yields the protein MSTDEMPLGRGRRRSTDIDTKALAAARELLTEQGWEATTMVAIADRAGVGKPALYRRWPSRAHLVFEAVFGWTAPTQEMSAAAGVGDWVRQSCSYTAELFQRPDVIAAAPGLLGQMRTDPELGQALWGSFGATGAELLSRVMRAQRPEVDQQDAQDRANAVMFMIIGANMLARQLLPGEQAEAVIKYLPELLAGPGESPGAAQPSD from the coding sequence ATGAGTACCGACGAGATGCCTCTGGGCAGGGGCCGCCGCCGCAGCACCGACATCGACACCAAGGCGCTTGCTGCCGCGCGCGAGCTCCTGACGGAGCAGGGGTGGGAGGCCACCACCATGGTTGCGATCGCCGATCGGGCCGGGGTTGGTAAGCCGGCGTTGTATCGACGGTGGCCGTCTCGTGCGCACCTGGTGTTCGAGGCGGTGTTCGGGTGGACGGCTCCCACTCAGGAGATGAGTGCCGCCGCGGGGGTTGGCGATTGGGTCCGCCAATCCTGCTCGTACACAGCCGAACTGTTTCAGCGTCCCGATGTCATCGCGGCGGCGCCCGGCCTGCTGGGCCAGATGCGCACCGATCCCGAGCTGGGGCAGGCCCTGTGGGGCAGCTTCGGCGCCACCGGTGCCGAACTGCTGTCACGGGTGATGCGCGCGCAGCGTCCCGAGGTTGATCAGCAGGACGCGCAGGACCGGGCCAACGCGGTCATGTTCATGATCATCGGAGCGAATATGCTCGCCCGGCAATTGCTACCCGGCGAGCAGGCGGAGGCTGTGATCAAATATTTGCCAGAGCTACTGGCAGGGCCGGGTGAAAGCCCCGGGGCCGCCCAGCCATCCGATTAG